The genomic stretch TGATATCTCAAAATCCGAAAGTACTCACCAGTGATGTTTCCGCATTGTGAgagtaaatttggttccacACTCTTGGCAGAGCTCCGAGGTTGCCCATGGCGATTCTTGAGGCAGTTCATCTAGCAACCGATGGAGCAGCTGATTGGTAGCAAGTTTATAATTAAAAATGGTCAACCCCTCTTTGTTCTCAGCTCCAAGGCAAGCACCGTTTTTAACCAAAATTCTGCATAACTGAGCTTGCCCTCTCATATAGGCTAGCAGAAGGGACGTGTTACCTTGCAAATCCGGAGCATTAATAGGATATTTGGGCATGCACTCGAGAAACAGTTCTAAAATGCTGGCAGCAGTGTTGTCCTTCCCACTGCGACAAAGCTCGTGCAAGGGATTTCTCCCTTTCAAGTTAACAGCTTCTGCATTCAGCTCGGATTCAGTAAGAAGCTCACGTACCACGGATATATGACCCTCACGGACGGCAATGTGCAGTGCATTGTTACCATCGCCATCAACGGCATCGAAATCAGCACCGTTTTGGAGTAAAGCTGACACAGCGGCCACTGTACCTCGTTCTGAGGCAATGTGCAGGGCTGTTTTTTGTGTCGCATCCCGATCATTTAGTCGAGCTCCCGCTAAAATAAGATTTCGAATTAACATCTCTTTTTCTGAAGCAGCGGCCAAATGCAACGGTGGCGTTTGATTGACATCGTGTACTCTGGAGTTGACGTCCACGTGTATCGAAAGCAGAAACAAGACAGACTCCAGATCGTCTTTCATTATagccaaatgcaaaaaatttcgGCCTCTTTGGTCCATTTGTTCAGCGGCGTTTGGAAGTCGCTCCAAGATGTTCtgtgcggctttattgtttctTACTTGCAAAGCCGCTGCAAAAGGTGTGTTACCCGATTTATCGCGAATTTTTAAATCGATTCCTGGGTGGCACAATAAAATGCCGATTATTTCTTCGTGTTGATTTTCTATTGCAACATGCAATGGCGTTTTGAGGTCGCAATCAACAGCATTCACATTAGCTCCGTGATCAATTAGAGTGTGAAGAACGTTCCGCAGCCCCCACTGACAACATAAATGCAAAGGAGAAGCTTTATCTTTCGCTTCATCGCCACCTTGGCCTTGTGGTCCTGGTTGCCTCGGTGAATCCAAATCGCAACCACTTCTGATAAGAAACTGTGCAGCCTGTTCTTTGTTCTCATCGATAGCACGATGCAAGAGGCTTTGTAGGCAACCTTCTGGACCTGTCCCCCAACAGTCAGTATCAACACCATGCCGAACAAGTACAGAAGCGATGTCAAACTGCTCCGATTCCAATGCCGACCAGAGGGGACAATCTCCTTTATTATCTGGCGAACTCAATGAGACGCCGCGAGTGCATAATGCATCAACTACATCCACCAAACGACAATGGATAGCGAGCTGAAGGGGAGATTCTTGATCTGCAGTCAATGCATTCATATCTGCCCCTTGGTTGAGTAAAAAAACTGCCGTGTCTGAATCCTCTTTTAAAATTGCTTGGTGTAATAAGGTCATATCTTGTCCATTCCTAGCATTCACGTCTGCACCACCCTTTATCAGCAGAGGTACTAATTCATTGTAACCGAGAGCAAGAGCCAGACTCAATGGTGagtcaccaagagcatttttcAAGTTGAAATCAATAGCTTCGAATGACTCTGCGGATGCATTTTTGTGTTCAATGAATGCCATTATAACCTCCACACTGTTCGACTCTACTGCATAATGTAGAGCAGTTTTGAGTTCTGCAACCCCCGATTGGAGGTTTGGTGAAGCTCCTTTCTCTAGAAGCGCACTAATTAAGTTGGATAGTCCATTCATAGCCGCTACATGCAGCGGAGTCAGACCCGCTTTGTTAATATGGTTTAAGTTTGCATAGTCTGCCAAAAAGACAGCAGCGTCCTCAAATTTGTGTTTGGATAGAGAATGAAGTAGACTGTCTCCAGTTTCCGAATTTACTGTATTAGGTCTCGCTCCTTTCTCCAACAATCGCCGTGCTAGATCGAATGGTGGACCATCCGTATGAGGAGGCATCAGGGCAAACTGCAAGGCACATTTTTCATCCAACGTGCAAATGTTAGTATCTACATTCAATACACCATCACTGAGCAGCTCGTCGATCATATCGATATTCTGAGAAGTGATGGCAATGTGAAGAGGTGTGCTGTTGGAACATGGAAGTCTGTATAAAAACTGAATGTGATACTCATTTATACTCACTATCCCTTCATATTCTGCATATTTGGATCAGCACGCCATTTTAGTAGTTGTCTACCAACACTCAGCATATCCCGGAATGTTTCCGAATCAGTACTTTTTTCCGCGTACGTGCAAACCAAATGCAGTGCAGTATCCGATGTATCACGCGTTATCATATCAACGTTACAGCCTTTGTCAAGCAGAAACTGAGCTGCAAAGCCGTCTCCTCGTCTAACCGAATCCACCAGAAGCGTGCAACCCTTTCGAAGCAGCATAtgttaacaaaaaaaactttttttggtatcattcAATCAGCTAAACTTACATCCGAAGTAAAGGCATTTATGTCGGCCCCTCCGGTTTCAAGTAGGGTCTGCGCTATAGCTGTGCTTCGGCCCATCAGAGCTAGTCCCAATGGTAGTTGACCTTGTGGAGACAAACTATTCACAATCTCAGTTAgctgaaaatcagaaaaaatttcttAGTGGGATGCATGAAATAATTCACAAAAACTCTGTAATAAcgacaaatactacaaggtatacatccCTAGGGGTTGTATTAAATAGTGACGTaggacaaatataaatattgattttcactcttgtttaacatatttcactacgcctgttatacaccgtgtatcGAACTGGGCTGCACTTGCTATCTTGTTAAGAACacgaatgaagttgaattttctaaacgcagtcttttgtatcgagttgagtttagattttttcaatgaaggcgtggccacgcagtctcgagaaacgaaacaaaataccttagatactactgagtgatttacATAAGTACCAGAAGAAAGTTTGTGCTTTCCTGATGCGAAATTTACAATGATTTTTAGATTAAAtattttgctttattgatagtggaccgataacggtgttcgagaaCAACTGAACCGGAAAATTACTCAAttcagcagtgaaaattcttgaaatgaggatTATATAtagctgcgataaactgtttatAGGTAATACTACCGTTTATCTTCggcctggtcgttattgtaaaaattattattgagaaatacatgaacatttcacactagtagtacaCACTTAACTGCGTAATGTTTtttcggtaaagtaaaataccgaattacctgaaaacattttagtttaccgttgttcagtaagaaaattactgagaaatcggaaaccgtaattgtttaccggaataccgtaaatttttttaccgaaaaaaatccgtaaaaccgaaaatttccgagttcagtaaactaaaataccgaatctcggaatCCTGccatcatttaaccgagatttcgtcgaacaaaaaaactcttaccgagattccgaaaaactGAACTTTCAAAATAACGAGTGCTTCACTAACagtttttttcgtgtttcggtgTAGAAATAAAAGGAGCACGTTTTGCgtctgattattattatggaGAAATCTGCAAAGTTCAGATTAACTAAAATATTGAGTGAGtattagagtggccatttttgtaacatcatgcgatttcgatgagcgccgggcggaaaaagtttcctttttactcgaagaataagccataaaaatttgaagttgatccgagttcatttaatggacccacaaaacgcttatatttagaaaaaatagattctcataagaacggctgttttttatctctttttgaaGTTGTTTGCCTTTGTTTCTAcaatagttgtatattttgcgtcgaaatactCTCTAATTATTAAACCATATCATTAGGGACattcacatattacgtaacgctaaattttagcaattttgaaTACCTCCGAATGGGGGCTTCGCATGGGGGCCTCGCGCAATGAAACTCTTCGTTGAACATCCCCTTTTTCtgagtacgttacgtaataaataaataacctcTTATATTCGTTAGAGAATTTGAAGCTGCCATTCAGTGTTTGCCTCAATCGTACTTCATTGCAGCAATTGCGTGAAGTGAACCgtcacaatcggattggtgaagcaaaattattaagaagtttttgtatggatttaatgttagtattattattctatgaaacagttcagcactagtgatCTAAATTCACTAGGATGGTGAATTTTATCAAACATAGTCGGTAGGTCTCATGTTGATCgcattgtaatttttttgactTACGATGGAACAGCAGTTTTtgggcgcgcttaaaattgatttgagctccggcaaaaaaatcaagaagttcataatacgctagtgggttggaatatttcggaaaagtttcgaaaacttaCTAATAGTTCTTGTTCTCGtcatatctatgaacttttatacaaaatatagggtaatcgctccattgtttatctcaacagctaggtgcacttatattcattttatttctctcatttgtccaatttaccgtcaaatttttacaaattttgaaagtataacTATTTGCTTTTCGATTCTGtcgagtggttgaaagttttacgttgaaaatatagtaaaatttgacgatgaaTTGATAAAAAGGGCGTGATGAggtgaatataggtactgagataaatataggagcgattacacTATTACAGGGCAAAAGCATCGTATAAACACCTTTCTGCAACcgttttacaagagcatcaaacgaaatcaactcaTCCACAGCCAATCAATTCattcacagcttcaatgatccagAAGTACGTTCAAAATTGGTCGATGAAGATTGCAATCAAATCAAGCAATTTTATGCAATCAAGTTCGCGGCGATTATCAAGAGCTCTTGGAGTTAGCATTCACATTTCTTGGTTGTGAAGCGACCCTTTTTCACTTATCACACGCAAAATTCATgacaaaaacatttaatgcctGAAAATATATTTGCTTTGATCATTGATCATAAATTGCATTCGAGGCATGTCCCTTTTTATAGTCTAACttcacattcaggtgtttttcggatGTACGAATGCTATCCAATGTATTAATCAAGTTATGAGTTTTCTACGTGATTCTAAGCTATAGgttattttaaacttaaattaggataataatattactgttttataaaaatacatatgtatttaaatacatttatcgagagatatatgttaaaaaaaggaaaaaattcaGTACAGTTTTCatgtacactgaaaataaatcgcacgctaatccctaatgctctatacatatgaatgtcaataaactaacctaatcattctattatgtcgacccatatcgatttttattgaaatccacggtattttaacgtgttttggCACTTGACGTGGATAAGCGTTAAAATCTGAGTA from Wyeomyia smithii strain HCP4-BCI-WySm-NY-G18 chromosome 3, ASM2978416v1, whole genome shotgun sequence encodes the following:
- the LOC129728102 gene encoding rabankyrin-5 isoform X2, whose product is MASNDSVKLEKHLKLLKEEYTKLQRNYAELERKYSKAAASSDDHDLGEFSSFVSRLVMTVATLYGRTTYSDISVKLKDKIMPAHKFVLNARSEEWREEVIINQSELDWTDLDADVGYALLRWIYTDVVDLQHDSLALDLLKTSHRFKLPGLMGLCERALVSSVSVRSCVRFYCVAEEVGAANLLEYCSGLISTHWEDLTPQDFEHMSGPLLYKMLKSKTKHPLHAAVRLLREDVVFLCLVENDGTLTEIVNSLSPQGQLPLGLALMGRSTAIAQTLLETGGADINAFTSDGCTLLVDSVRRGDGFAAQFLLDKGCNVDMITRDTSDTALHLVCTYAEKSTDSETFRDMLSVGRQLLKWRADPNMQNMKGYTPLHIAITSQNIDMIDELLSDGVLNVDTNICTLDEKCALQFALMPPHTDGPPFDLARRLLEKGARPNTVNSETGDSLLHSLSKHKFEDAAVFLADYANLNHINKAGLTPLHVAAMNGLSNLISALLEKGASPNLQSGVAELKTALHYAVESNSVEVIMAFIEHKNASAESFEAIDFNLKNALGDSPLSLALALGYNELVPLLIKGGADVNARNGQDMTLLHQAILKEDSDTAVFLLNQGADMNALTADQESPLQLAIHCRLVDVVDALCTRGVSLSSPDNKGDCPLWSALESEQFDIASVLVRHGVDTDCWGTGPEGCLQSLLHRAIDENKEQAAQFLIRSGCDLDSPRQPGPQGQGGDEAKDKASPLHLCCQWGLRNVLHTLIDHGANVNAVDCDLKTPLHVAIENQHEEIIGILLCHPGIDLKIRDKSGNTPFAAALQVRNNKAAQNILERLPNAAEQMDQRGRNFLHLAIMKDDLESVLFLLSIHVDVNSRVHDVNQTPPLHLAAASEKEMLIRNLILAGARLNDRDATQKTALHIASERGTVAAVSALLQNGADFDAVDGDGNNALHIAVREGHISVVRELLTESELNAEAVNLKGRNPLHELCRSGKDNTAASILELFLECMPKYPINAPDLQGNTSLLLAYMRGQAQLCRILVKNGACLGAENKEGLTIFNYKLATNQLLHRLLDELPQESPWATSELCQECGTKFTLTMRKHHCRHCGRILCSRCSNNDVPIIKFGINKPVRVCCVCFEVLQVGSGA
- the LOC129728102 gene encoding rabankyrin-5 isoform X1, with the translated sequence MAASNDSVKLEKHLKLLKEEYTKLQRNYAELERKYSKAAASSDDHDLGEFSSFVSRLVMTVATLYGRTTYSDISVKLKDKIMPAHKFVLNARSEEWREEVIINQSELDWTDLDADVGYALLRWIYTDVVDLQHDSLALDLLKTSHRFKLPGLMGLCERALVSSVSVRSCVRFYCVAEEVGAANLLEYCSGLISTHWEDLTPQDFEHMSGPLLYKMLKSKTKHPLHAAVRLLREDVVFLCLVENDGTLTEIVNSLSPQGQLPLGLALMGRSTAIAQTLLETGGADINAFTSDGCTLLVDSVRRGDGFAAQFLLDKGCNVDMITRDTSDTALHLVCTYAEKSTDSETFRDMLSVGRQLLKWRADPNMQNMKGYTPLHIAITSQNIDMIDELLSDGVLNVDTNICTLDEKCALQFALMPPHTDGPPFDLARRLLEKGARPNTVNSETGDSLLHSLSKHKFEDAAVFLADYANLNHINKAGLTPLHVAAMNGLSNLISALLEKGASPNLQSGVAELKTALHYAVESNSVEVIMAFIEHKNASAESFEAIDFNLKNALGDSPLSLALALGYNELVPLLIKGGADVNARNGQDMTLLHQAILKEDSDTAVFLLNQGADMNALTADQESPLQLAIHCRLVDVVDALCTRGVSLSSPDNKGDCPLWSALESEQFDIASVLVRHGVDTDCWGTGPEGCLQSLLHRAIDENKEQAAQFLIRSGCDLDSPRQPGPQGQGGDEAKDKASPLHLCCQWGLRNVLHTLIDHGANVNAVDCDLKTPLHVAIENQHEEIIGILLCHPGIDLKIRDKSGNTPFAAALQVRNNKAAQNILERLPNAAEQMDQRGRNFLHLAIMKDDLESVLFLLSIHVDVNSRVHDVNQTPPLHLAAASEKEMLIRNLILAGARLNDRDATQKTALHIASERGTVAAVSALLQNGADFDAVDGDGNNALHIAVREGHISVVRELLTESELNAEAVNLKGRNPLHELCRSGKDNTAASILELFLECMPKYPINAPDLQGNTSLLLAYMRGQAQLCRILVKNGACLGAENKEGLTIFNYKLATNQLLHRLLDELPQESPWATSELCQECGTKFTLTMRKHHCRHCGRILCSRCSNNDVPIIKFGINKPVRVCCVCFEVLQVGSGA